GTAATCATTGGCTTATATAGTCTATGGGgagaaactatttttatttttattttatgtatttaggGTTTGGGGATGTGTTTTAAAATTCTTAAGTCATTTACTGTtaagagagacagagagagaaagagagagagacaaatataattttcttagATGAGTTTAGACTGATATCCCCTGGGTAACTTGTGAATGAAATAGTTTTCAAAAGATGcatttataacaatttaacCGAAACTTACTATCCCCCTTGAAATATTACTTGATTGCTTTCTGACTCAACGCAATGTTTATCTCTCATCCTTCCCCCAGCAGCTCCACTCGGAGTATCGGAGCACTTATCGCTGGCATGAATTTACGGGCAACTCGCGGCCAGAGGTTGTGCGACGGGCGCCTGCCCCAAACCCAAGTCAATTTGTTGGTGAGTTGCGAAGACATTTGTCTTGCGCCCATTGTCACGGACTATTTATTGATCTCGCTCTGATTCGACTTTCGATTGGATTTTGCGGATCTGCAGGAGCGACAAATGAACCGCCATTGCCGCGCCGGAAAAAATGCCCAGAATTAGCATATAAATCGCACGAGTTCATTATAGGATCGGAGTATACAGATGGACGCCGGGATGCCAGTGCACATCGTTTGGCGAGAGTAAGTGTCGTATAATGTATTTCCTATTTCCACCTCCATTTTTGACAGCTGCAGCGAATTTTAAATACCATTAATGACTTTAAAATTTATCACTACTACCTATTATATTTCATAAAGAAGAGGGAAAATCAATGTCATTTTAgcgaaatatatttgaaaGAACATCAGAAAATGAGATTATTAGAAATGCATAATATTGGTCTTACAAAAATTTtagggaaattaattatttgaaataatatatataaattaactACGTAGCAGTGTAAAACTTgggaatataattttaaagaaaacttttttctatttatcCCAAGTTTAAATTGTGAACTTTTTTTGCTACTTAATCCAAGCTCTCATTTCTGtatataaaaagttttttaaatatgcaagATTATTGTGCATATCCACGTCTCCATGAACAAGCTAAAAACGCAAATCCCAACTAGCTATCCACATGTTATAGTAGAGTTACATTCAGTTTATGGCCACACAACCTTTATGCGCTTTTGACATTTGAAGAGGACCGCGAGAGGAAAATGAAATGCGCTGTGGTTTTTAGTAAAAAGAGTATAAAACTTTCTTATTTGTATACCCTAAGTTATATTTACTCGTCGAGAAACCGATGCACTAGTTAGCCTTCCTTGTACTGCCTATTAGAATCGCGCCAGAAGTTGAGCATTTGGTTATACACCTAGAAGGTAGATGGcgtaaattatttgttttaattaggCTTAGAGGGTATAACGTTTTCATTGGCAGTATATTTTCATGCACGATTTTTATGGGCTTTCGAAAGCCCACCGCCATTACGGGAGACTTGCCATTAGGGTTAATGCGTTTAAGCCGCGGCCCTCATAAAAAAGTCGACGCTCTCAAATGCCACAGGAAATACACAAAAGCCGTTCAAAAAAGCTTCATGTGAGCTGGGTCCTTTCCTAGTTCATTTTTGGCCCCTCCTCTCCAACCGTAGACTAATTAATAATGAGGCACACAGTGGCACATGTTGCAAGGACATTGAAATACGTGAGCAAAAATCAGTGGCATTCACAGATGCACGCGTTTGAGGGAGTTTGTGCCTTTGGGCATCCACTCTGGTTTTCAAAATATAACTATTTGTGCTCTTATATCATTTATATTATAgcttttcaatttaaataccGAATGCATAAATGTAGTTACAATAGTTTTGAAACTCTCAGGAAGTTAATCAATCAGGTGTGCTTAAAATTATATGAAACTAAATAATGTTGCCTTACTTGACCATTGAAAGTTCATTCATTACTCGTTAAAATTTTCCTCTCCAAGATTCCTTTTCCGCCACTGACCTAAATACTTGTTTGTTCGCCAGAATACTGGGGAAAGTGTGCTTTTGACATACTATCATGGGCACCCTGACAATACATAATTAATTGACTCTACCTCATGACGCACGTCaacagggcgtatgcgtaTTATTTACGACCAGCTAATTAACCAGACATGCCCATACATCTCTAAAGCCCTTAATGCCCTCTCTGTCTCTTTGCAGTCGGAGGAGCGCGGTGGCACACCCTCGCGCCGCAGCAAATCGGAGGGACCACCCGTTGTGCCCAATGGACGTGCGTATCCCATTGCCACGGAGATCGACGGAACCACAAGAAAACAGGTACACAATTGTCACATGACTGGCACTGCACGCAGCCAAAGCGCTCGGGTGTCTAATTCCATAGTTGTCTATGACCAAACCAAATAAGTCAAATATTCGTGTGTGCACTTCGAATTTGGGAGCTTGggtgtctatgtgtgtgtttgcaagTTCAAGCCCCAGCATGCCTGTATTAGTTGAATCATTTCTGCAAGCCCAACAGTATTGGATGAGGTCATTGGGGTCTCGCATTCTTGTCCAGAAATAGCTTTCCACCAGCGCAATGCAATTGTCTGTCCTAACGTGAAAGCTACATTATGGGATTATATTTGAAACACCCTTATTTACTTGGACTATACTTTTGTAACTCTAATGAtacttaatttaaagtttttaaagatttCAACGAAATACATTTTAGATCCTTTGGTTAACGTTTTGCATCTAACTTACCTTGAATTGAAGTTAAATCtctatatttcatttattttgattttaaaagtaatatttaaaatgtaccAACTAAAGGGTCCTCTCATAAAATTTAAAGCTAACGCCTAACGTGAATGCAAAGTAAGAGCCTCAGTCCGATTGAACGTTTGTGGCGCCACATAAAGTGGGAAAAACTTGTAGATAAAGGACCTGTCCCAGTTTTCCGATCAGAGATAGAACGCGCCTTGGACCATTGGGCCGGAACTTGGTGGCAGCAACAGTTTCTATTAGCGGCGATGCTGTCTATCAGCCAGCCCCCGAAATCCCCTCCGGACACCCAGCATTCGTACGCCTGTTTCGCACTGCCTGCAACTTTTACAGTCTTTTTGCCTTTATTGGCAATTTTCCCCGTGCAGGACATGCTGTTGAACATTTGTAGTTCGTCGCGCCTTTGCGGCTAtgggaaaatttcatttactcaCACGGGCATGATTGCATGTGTCTGCATTTGCAGTGAGTGATCCCGAGCAGCATTGAGTTGTCAGGCAGAATGTCAGTTTGTCGGGTGGCTACTCGACCTGAATGTACAATTTTAATCTGCAAAACCCTTCAACATTTGCATAAGTTGTACATCGATTTTTTACCCCATTCTATACGAGCACTTGTATAGTAATATCCGGATACTTTCAATACTTAGTACATATTTTGCCGTTCTGATTGTGGCCATTGTGCTTGTGCTTGGTAATGCATGTAACAAGGGTTTTATGCTAGTTTTTATCTCCCTATACTTTCTTCTGTTGGTGAATAAAACACGAACGTGAATGTGTTAGAttacatttgattttatatttgttgatAAAGGAGTATTCTGCGTTTTAAAGTTTCTATGCATACATTTTGGGGCAATGCTTAACAGTAGGTATTATGgcatatacttatttattgtgttttttaaGTGGCATTTGTGgcatttgaaattattaaatgaagtTCTTcccacaaatatttatatactgtTGTTACTTACTATAAAAAAGTTAATCTTTTATGAAAATACCAGTTGTATTTtcgaatatatttttagttatGTCAGCATTGCAGCCTGAACCCTTTTATACTCTCTCCAGTACTAGtcaatttaaatgtatttatttgtgtatttgggGCTGTAACCTATCTTTATAACGCAATTAGTAATAGATGttcaaaattttcaatttatacTTGTATTGTGTGTATTTCTTCTCtttctcgttctcgttctctGTTTCTCCACCTATGACTAACCGGTATCTTCTTCTCTATGTTAACTGTGCTCTGATCGTccccaaaaaatatgaaaactaaccttgattaataaataataattaaacattaaacttaTCCTTACACTCAATGCGACACTGCTATGCTTTCTtttctcgttctcgttctctTTTCTCTTTTCTCGATTCTCCATTCTCGATCTCGTTCTCTTTTTGCTTAAACCTTAAACCCCGAAACCCTTTTTCGTTGTGTCATTCTGCTCTTCTCTTCTCTTTCGCAGGCGGGTGAGTCAAATGGGCTATTGAAAAAGACCATCAATAAGTTGAGCACTGAGTACCGCCTGCAATTCGTGTGGCCCACAGTCCGACGCATAAAGGGCGGCGGCGAGGCGGCGTCTAGGGCCGCAGCCGGGGACTATCCGAGAAAGTCCATATCGCTGGGCGTCCTTCGGTCCGGGGGCCAAGGTCACAGTCACACCCAAAACCAGAATCAGAGTCAGAGTCTGACCCAAGCCCAGAATGGTCACACACATCACACGATGATGGGTGGCGGTGTGGGCTTGCCGACGGTGCATAAAAAACGAACAACAAATCAGAAAGAAGGTGCGACAACAAATTGTCGTCGCTAAGCATTTATTTATCATACtaaacaaaaccgaaaaaaaaaaatacaattaattatatatgtgAAACAAACGAAACATTTCCTACTAGCGCATAGTTTCTTTCAACTACTATATGTAATActaaaactaatttttaacAATCCAAAAGCGCGTGCGTACTAAATGAGTTgacatttgatttttaaattaaatttacttaattaatttacttaatCAACCTAACAAACTAATTCACGGCAGATTGcgtaatattttgtttactaACCTCCGTAACCGTTgagatttgtttatttttcaagatttttaaatgaaaatttgtgCCGTGGCAGCAGCAttgagcccaaaaaaaaaaaccaaaaaagaaaagcccaATAGAAAAGTGTTGAATAGTGTTGGTAAACTAACATAGTCTTAACAATTTTTCCGCTCTCACCGCCGCCATATAAAAAATGCTAACTTGCTACCAAGCAATCAATCGAATTCGAAATCAAGTTTTTATGTACACGTCGTCGTAACTTTCGCTTTATAATCGTACTCGTacttataaatatgtatactaCATTGCTCAAAACTAAGATAGATATTTTCTAGAATAATTACCTTGAACATTTCCGTATGATTTCCTCTTTCTTTCTGTACGTACAACAAATGTTTCGTTTAACGCTTTTGTaactaaaattatattatttcaaGCAGTTAGCAATTCTTTACTgtctaaaatttttttcatataGAACGAAATTATGCTAAATTCCTTTCCAAAGACAAAACTAAACCCGACTCTAAAAGATTAAACACAATCAAGACTTTCTTCTTAGCCCAAAACTGACGTAAGTGTTGAActaaatttaatgtttattagTGCTAAACCAATTCAATTTCCTTTACTGCCGAGCGTAAAATTGCGTTGATCAATCGAAAATTGATGGGATTATTCTCGGGTCGTGTCCATTCTCATCCAACACGCAGTGTCAATGCAATTTTACGTGACGAACTGATGAATtgataaattgaaaaaagcCAAGTGTAGTATGAGCATGTTGTGGCCGCGGGTTGTGTGATATATCCCGTTTTCATTTAGATGGAAGCGTAAAAGTTATTACATAAGTTGCCTTAGTTTCGTTGCATGTGTGAAACGACAACCAATCGAAATTACTATAGTGTCATGCATTAAACCGACAACCATTAATCAATCAGTCAAAACGGCATCATCAATTTGCTATCAATCGTATATACCTGTATTACTCACGTGTAACATATCATCGGCAAGACAAATTGGCAAGCTTAGTGAGGGTTAGCTTAGGCTGTGGGCAGTAAATGTGAATATCACTTTTCCAAATACTAACAAAATTTACAGTTTAAGCAATGCTCATAGGTAAGgcaaccggaaacggaagtgaaAAACGGCAATAAAATGAAACCTTACCCCTATACTTATACGCTAAATTGTTAAGTGCATCTGCATCTCAGTGGCAATTAGTGGcttcaaatgcaaaatgcttttGTCTTGCCTTTAACCCTTGTGCGACGCCTCGAGCTTCCAGCAATAGTGTACAAAATTGGACGTAGTGCTTACAAAAATGCTACAAATATCTAACTAACTATCTAAAAAGTGAATTATCCAACGCTGCATTCAACTCGAATTGTAAACACATATTTTACATAAGAAAGAATACAACAATTGGTTTGAATTTCGTTCTATATTCCAAATAATAGTTACCCTAAATTGTTCAAACATATCCCCAGAAACTACCAGGAAACCATGCCAAACACGCTTCAACCAACATTCAacattttagatttttaattCTGAACTCAAtgccaaaaacacaaattgattttcatttgaagTTTACATTTAGCATTTCTCTTAGCTGAGTAAGCTGACCACCCACAAACTAACCACTCAATCACAACTACAAACCACACCCTCAAAACCACCCACTAAAGCGCTGCTTCCGGCTCATTTATTTGCTGTACAATAATATGAAGTAACCTTCTCCTTAACCCTGAGTTGAAGTTTAGCGTATTCGAGACACCTTGCTAAAGAAAACCTAACCTTTGTTTCCACCTTTTGCCTTTAGTTTCCTACTGCATTTTCTACAATTAATTATACTTTCCTAAACTAATCTTAATGTACCCACTGATGCCAGACATCAGCGAAAATCTCTATAAAGCTATCGATCGACTTGGATTGCAGCATTAAATTTCGTGTCTGTGTGCTTTCAGCTACTCTACATGAGTTGGAGCCCTTGGTTAGCGATACGGATGATAGAAAAACGCACGAGAAGTAtgaacatttaattaacataGCCCTCAAACCAACTCGCTCATAGCTTCTGCCATTATCATTCAGTGATGTGTCCTCCATAAGCCCACCCGAAAGAGCGGTATCAcccaaaatataaaaaaagctTTCAGAACCCACATTCATCCGCACCTGCATGTTGCAAGTGTTGCATGTTGCAGCCATCGAGAAGCACAGCAGTTCCCTTTTGAAGCTCAGAATCTCTTATTTACCAGCACTACTTCTCCTAGCTAATGACTTCCTCGATTCTTGCAGACAAGTGACCATTGTGGAGCGCAAGATCACCTCGCGTCCGTTTTCGCAGGCCATCGACCAGGAGCGTCTGAACCACTTCATCACGAAAAAGGAGAACTTTGGCTTCGCCGATGCCGCCGTGGCCGCCGCGGCCCTTAAGGACGAGGTGGACAACAGGCAGCAAGTGGTGGTCATGAACGGCTCCGCCCCGCCGCACTCGAAACCGAATTTGGATTTGTGGTTCAAGGAGATGGTGGAGCTGCGCAAGAAGGCCGGCGAATACAAGGTGCGAACGAATTCTCTATCTGTGACTGTACACCATACAGCTgtaccttatttatttattgtttgtgtcttcaataaatttgaaacTACCCTTACTTCTTTCACCTTTTTCTATTTCAGTGTCGTGGTTGGGGCATAGAAATTGACCCGGAATTGTACAAGAAACAGAAGGATCTATGGGATCAGGTTTCAAAGCGCAGCTCACTTTCGGCACTTTCTTTAGCTTCGTCTGTTCACAGGTAATTtgaattaaagaaaaacgaaccaattttattaaacattaaaaaataattaaaattggtaATGCATCTAAAAGAAATAAATCAAGCACATTTCCAACCCTTTTAGACCCATTACAAAGGAGGAGAAAGAACAGGAGAACAATAAGAAGTCCACACCATTGGAGAAGGCCCAGAAGCCTCGTGTTCCTGGCCAAGCCTTTTTGATTGATAATAAGGATGAGATTTCAGCACTGCCAGCACGCTTTAGCAATATACGCCATCATCTTGAACGCACCACGGGTCCGGGTAAGTAGCTGAGATATATGAATGGATTAGCCCAGGCTAACTCTTCtactgttctgttctgttctgttctgtttaGATGTGGAAGAGGGCGCTTTATTGCCCTCGCCCACGCGCGAGAAGTTGATGCCGGCTATTACCAAGCGGGAATCGGAATCCCAACGAGGAAGTCCTAAGAAAACCGCCTTGTCCAGGCATGGATCGCCCCAGAAGGGCAGTCCACAAAAGGGCAGCCCCAAGAAGGTCCTTAAAAGTGAGTAGTTTCCCGATTTTCCCCACCCTTGAGCAGAGGatacaaaaaaagaatgcATACGCATATCCGATTTCAATTCCAAAGTTAACCATATCCGAATAGCAAATTTACCCCTATGCAACAATGACACAAGTACACAAAATGCACTTACCAATAGAGTTACGAGTTCGGGATCAGAACAGAACATTGTACACGCTCCAACAATAAGTATACGTCCCGTTACCAACACCTTGATTTGGTTTCCTATGATTTTCGTATTGTCATAGTTTGCTCAACTGCTTCAACcgtttgatttgcatttttcttcGACAGTCGAAGGAGTCGACTCGATTTGTATCCTTGTCAAGTGCACCGAAGGCTTCTGGGATATGAGATTTGTGCACAATACTAATGTAGTTTTTTCAAGTTACATTTGCCAGTTTTTATCAGGGTTCGTGTTCTGAAATCGGTTGAAAGGTGTTTTAATGTTCTATGTTTAAGATATTATTTGTAGAAAACTATTTGGAAGCACTGGAACTGAACTACttacatttatttgttgaGGTGGACATTAATTAAGATAATCCCACATAATCATTCATTCATATTGCGTATGTATAAATCATTTCGGTGTACTGGGgccatgaatattttaatgtgCTAGGTGTAAGTTCGAAAATTGCTTTATATTACTTTGCGTAAGGCTAAGCTTTAAAGAAGGTTTAATTTGTATGTACACATAGTATCTTTGATCATCTTGACTGAATAAGGAGTGTCTTTTACCGCTTCTAATTTTTATTCGGGTTTTGTCAGAAATTTGCCAGCTTAGTCTTAGCCCCAAAAGGTAATATAGAATTGCAAGAGAGCTATAATATAAAAGTTTCAGAAGCTTTAACGATTACTTGGTATGTTATATAATCCATCCAAACGATGTGAAAATGAGAAGCTCAATTCGTAGCTCATTGCCATGACAACTTGTACAATAACTCACTTGAAACACCCACACAAATATCACTAGTAGAAAGGCTCTCACCCCGCCCaacatttgaaa
This genomic stretch from Drosophila yakuba strain Tai18E2 chromosome 3R, Prin_Dyak_Tai18E2_2.1, whole genome shotgun sequence harbors:
- the LOC6536001 gene encoding serine/arginine repetitive matrix protein 1 isoform X1, which translates into the protein MIGSFWNLCRACPSMPVDKQLHSEYRSTYRWHEFTGNSRPEVVRRAPAPNPSQFVGATNEPPLPRRKKCPELAYKSHEFIIGSEYTDGRRDASAHRLARSEERGGTPSRRSKSEGPPVVPNGRAYPIATEIDGTTRKQAGESNGLLKKTINKLSTEYRLQFVWPTVRRIKGGGEAASRAAAGDYPRKSISLGVLRSGGQGHSHTQNQNQSQSLTQAQNGHTHHTMMGGGVGLPTVHKKRTTNQKEATLHELEPLVSDTDDRKTHEKQVTIVERKITSRPFSQAIDQERLNHFITKKENFGFADAAVAAAALKDEVDNRQQVVVMNGSAPPHSKPNLDLWFKEMVELRKKAGEYKCRGWGIEIDPELYKKQKDLWDQVSKRSSLSALSLASSVHRPITKEEKEQENNKKSTPLEKAQKPRVPGQAFLIDNKDEISALPARFSNIRHHLERTTGPDVEEGALLPSPTREKLMPAITKRESESQRGSPKKTALSRHGSPQKGSPQKGSPKKVLKTRSQSAGPGVAENESPKRQIRSASQAPSSRKKTPTTGSGSERKARPSTLSTTFQSRIKSSSLPPPNGRVASAPPATAAAAASASAAKSALNANQAHANQSQSSHAKSGSISGRVSKPSATSAQQQHQQQQQQMRKKDKDRSNSSCIGSGSHVGAGSGSQANSVKHLQNKQKQQQLQQQQQQQQQKQQHQAQQQPQQQKQKQQHLDVAAAATAAATSSSSQNPTRPATINIKRLTVPGQDRKLAENEGEDGRETAISISSCSPQPPVQEVPEEPLVKSPPEPTRVKSPEQIIMRSPDPVNWTVPLDTGKTFTVTQNVKDGENYSRPQSEIKASTPVEKPPPPPQSAPPQLTEQAKMDAWKSCSPSTSAAIYGKTLTPHATPTGQPGGAVRCTVAQDQPLQQPDPAMSSSSSTGTASTARTAAAEVLEKARDRFDRFWGNSSANKEESV
- the LOC6536001 gene encoding actin cytoskeleton-regulatory complex protein PAN1 isoform X6; the protein is MIGSFWNLCRACPSMPVDKQLHSEYRSTYRWHEFTGNSRPEVVRRAPAPNPSQFVGATNEPPLPRRKKCPELAYKSHEFIIGSEYTDGRRDASAHRLARSEERGGTPSRRSKSEGPPVVPNGRAYPIATEIDGTTRKQAGESNGLLKKTINKLSTEYRLQFVWPTVRRIKGGGEAASRAAAGDYPRKSISLGVLRSGGQGHSHTQNQNQSQSLTQAQNGHTHHTMMGGGVGLPTVHKKRTTNQKEATLHELEPLVSDTDDRKTHEKQVTIVERKITSRPFSQAIDQERLNHFITKKENFGFADAAVAAAALKDEVDNRQQVVVMNGSAPPHSKPNLDLWFKEMVELRKKAGEYKCRGWGIEIDPELYKKQKDLWDQVSKRSSLSALSLASSVHRPITKEEKEQENNKKSTPLEKAQKPRVPGQAFLIDNKDEISALPARFSNIRHHLERTTGPDVEEGALLPSPTREKLMPAITKRESESQRGSPKKTALSRHGSPQKGSPQKGSPKKVLKTRSQSAGPGVAENESPKRQIRSASQAPSSRKKTPTTGSGSERKARPYEGEDGRETAISISSCSPQPPVQEVPEEPLVKSPPEPTRVKSPEQIIMRSPDPVNWTVPLDTGKTFTVTQNVKDGENYSRPQSEIKASTPVEKPPPPPQSAPPQLTEQAKMDAWKSCSPSTSAAIYGKTLTPHATPTGQPGGAVRCTVAQDQPLQQPDPAMSSSSSTGTASTARTAAAEVLEKARDRFDRFWGNSSANKEESV
- the LOC6536001 gene encoding uncharacterized protein LOC6536001 isoform X7 encodes the protein MIGSFWNLCRACPSMPVDKQLHSEYRSTYRWHEFTGNSRPEVVRRAPAPNPSQFVGATNEPPLPRRKKCPELAYKSHEFIIGSEYTDGRRDASAHRLARSEERGGTPSRRSKSEGPPVVPNGRAYPIATEIDGTTRKQAGESNGLLKKTINKLSTEYRLQFVWPTVRRIKGGGEAASRAAAGDYPRKSISLGVLRSGGQGHSHTQNQNQSQSLTQAQNGHTHHTMMGGGVGLPTVHKKRTTNQKEATLHELEPLVSDTDDRKTHEKQVTIVERKITSRPFSQAIDQERLNHFITKKENFGFADAAVAAAALKDEVDNRQQVVVMNGSAPPHSKPNLDLWFKEMVELRKKAGEYKCRGWGIEIDPELYKKQKDLWDQVSKRSSLSALSLASSVHRPITKEEKEQENNKKSTPLEKAQKPRVPGQAFLIDNKDEISALPARFSNIRHHLERTTGPDVEEGALLPSPTREKLMPAITKRESESQRGSPKKTALSRHGSPQKGSPQKGSPKKVLKNEGEDGRETAISISSCSPQPPVQEVPEEPLVKSPPEPTRVKSPEQIIMRSPDPVNWTVPLDTGKTFTVTQNVKDGENYSRPQSEIKASTPVEKPPPPPQSAPPQLTEQAKMDAWKSCSPSTSAAIYGKTLTPHATPTGQPGGAVRCTVAQDQPLQQPDPAMSSSSSTGTASTARTAAAEVLEKARDRFDRFWGNSSANKEESV
- the LOC6536001 gene encoding uncharacterized protein LOC6536001 isoform X10, whose amino-acid sequence is MIGSFWNLCRACPSMPVDKQLHSEYRSTYRWHEFTGNSRPEVVRRAPAPNPSQFVGATNEPPLPRRKKCPELAYKSHEFIIGSEYTDGRRDASAHRLARSEERGGTPSRRSKSEGPPVVPNGRAYPIATEIDGTTRKQAGESNGLLKKTINKLSTEYRLQFVWPTVRRIKGGGEAASRAAAGDYPRKSISLGVLRSGGQGHSHTQNQNQSQSLTQAQNGHTHHTMMGGGVGLPTVHKKRTTNQKEATLHELEPLVSDTDDRKTHEKQVTIVERKITSRPFSQAIDQERLNHFITKKENFGFADAAVAAAALKDEVDNRQQVVVMNGSAPPHSKPNLDLWFKEMVELRKKAGEYKCRGWGIEIDPELYKKQKDLWDQVSKRSSLSALSLASSVHRPITKEEKEQENNKKSTPLEKAQKPRVPGQAFLIDNKDEISALPARFSNIRHHLERTTGPDVEEGALLPSPTREKLMPAITKRESESQRGSPKKTALSRHGSPQKGSPQKGSPKKVLKIEGVDSICILVKCTEGFWDMRFVHNTNVVFSSYICQFLSGKLFGSTGTELLTFIC
- the LOC6536001 gene encoding serine/arginine repetitive matrix protein 1 isoform X3, which codes for MIGSFWNLCRACPSMPVDKLHSEYRSTYRWHEFTGNSRPEVVRRAPAPNPSQFVGATNEPPLPRRKKCPELAYKSHEFIIGSEYTDGRRDASAHRLARSEERGGTPSRRSKSEGPPVVPNGRAYPIATEIDGTTRKQAGESNGLLKKTINKLSTEYRLQFVWPTVRRIKGGGEAASRAAAGDYPRKSISLGVLRSGGQGHSHTQNQNQSQSLTQAQNGHTHHTMMGGGVGLPTVHKKRTTNQKEATLHELEPLVSDTDDRKTHEKQVTIVERKITSRPFSQAIDQERLNHFITKKENFGFADAAVAAAALKDEVDNRQQVVVMNGSAPPHSKPNLDLWFKEMVELRKKAGEYKCRGWGIEIDPELYKKQKDLWDQVSKRSSLSALSLASSVHRPITKEEKEQENNKKSTPLEKAQKPRVPGQAFLIDNKDEISALPARFSNIRHHLERTTGPDVEEGALLPSPTREKLMPAITKRESESQRGSPKKTALSRHGSPQKGSPQKGSPKKVLKTRSQSAGPGVAENESPKRQIRSASQAPSSRKKTPTTGSGSERKARPSTLSTTFQSRIKSSSLPPPNGRVASAPPATAAAAASASAAKSALNANQAHANQSQSSHAKSGSISGRVSKPSATSAQQQHQQQQQQMRKKDKDRSNSSCIGSGSHVGAGSGSQANSVKHLQNKQKQQQLQQQQQQQQQKQQHQAQQQPQQQKQKQQHLDVAAAATAAATSSSSQNPTRPATINIKRLTVPGQDRKLAENEGEDGRETAISISSCSPQPPVQEVPEEPLVKSPPEPTRVKSPEQIIMRSPDPVNWTVPLDTGKTFTVTQNVKDGENYSRPQSEIKASTPVEKPPPPPQSAPPQLTEQAKMDGKPLSTLQ
- the LOC6536001 gene encoding actin cytoskeleton-regulatory complex protein PAN1 isoform X8; protein product: MIGSFWNLCRACPSMPVDKLHSEYRSTYRWHEFTGNSRPEVVRRAPAPNPSQFVGATNEPPLPRRKKCPELAYKSHEFIIGSEYTDGRRDASAHRLARSEERGGTPSRRSKSEGPPVVPNGRAYPIATEIDGTTRKQAGESNGLLKKTINKLSTEYRLQFVWPTVRRIKGGGEAASRAAAGDYPRKSISLGVLRSGGQGHSHTQNQNQSQSLTQAQNGHTHHTMMGGGVGLPTVHKKRTTNQKEATLHELEPLVSDTDDRKTHEKQVTIVERKITSRPFSQAIDQERLNHFITKKENFGFADAAVAAAALKDEVDNRQQVVVMNGSAPPHSKPNLDLWFKEMVELRKKAGEYKCRGWGIEIDPELYKKQKDLWDQVSKRSSLSALSLASSVHRPITKEEKEQENNKKSTPLEKAQKPRVPGQAFLIDNKDEISALPARFSNIRHHLERTTGPDVEEGALLPSPTREKLMPAITKRESESQRGSPKKTALSRHGSPQKGSPQKGSPKKVLKTRSQSAGPGVAENESPKRQIRSASQAPSSRKKTPTTGSGSERKARPYEGEDGRETAISISSCSPQPPVQEVPEEPLVKSPPEPTRVKSPEQIIMRSPDPVNWTVPLDTGKTFTVTQNVKDGENYSRPQSEIKASTPVEKPPPPPQSAPPQLTEQAKMDGKPLSTLQ
- the LOC6536001 gene encoding uncharacterized protein LOC6536001 isoform X9 codes for the protein MIGSFWNLCRACPSMPVDKLHSEYRSTYRWHEFTGNSRPEVVRRAPAPNPSQFVGATNEPPLPRRKKCPELAYKSHEFIIGSEYTDGRRDASAHRLARSEERGGTPSRRSKSEGPPVVPNGRAYPIATEIDGTTRKQAGESNGLLKKTINKLSTEYRLQFVWPTVRRIKGGGEAASRAAAGDYPRKSISLGVLRSGGQGHSHTQNQNQSQSLTQAQNGHTHHTMMGGGVGLPTVHKKRTTNQKEATLHELEPLVSDTDDRKTHEKQVTIVERKITSRPFSQAIDQERLNHFITKKENFGFADAAVAAAALKDEVDNRQQVVVMNGSAPPHSKPNLDLWFKEMVELRKKAGEYKCRGWGIEIDPELYKKQKDLWDQVSKRSSLSALSLASSVHRPITKEEKEQENNKKSTPLEKAQKPRVPGQAFLIDNKDEISALPARFSNIRHHLERTTGPDVEEGALLPSPTREKLMPAITKRESESQRGSPKKTALSRHGSPQKGSPQKGSPKKVLKNEGEDGRETAISISSCSPQPPVQEVPEEPLVKSPPEPTRVKSPEQIIMRSPDPVNWTVPLDTGKTFTVTQNVKDGENYSRPQSEIKASTPVEKPPPPPQSAPPQLTEQAKMDGKPLSTLQ